The Candidatus Equadaptatus faecalis genome contains a region encoding:
- a CDS encoding aquaporin produces the protein MKFCKTCARKFAAELFGTFVLTFFGCSAAVISNGLGLGMLGVALAFGLSIVAMAYVIGDVSGCHINPAVTLGCFLTKRIELKQLIGYWIAQFLGGILAAGLLAFILSNLGVLQMQGADFHRIGLGANGYGMLSATQITVLGAFVIETLLTAVFVYTVLGVTDYTEYDTVAGIVIGLTLAFVHIVGIPFTGTSVNPARSFGPALLLGGEALKQVWLFIAAPLCGAVIAAVIYRLVNGLEDECECGCCDAEEISQEELDEIIKEAEAAVETTEE, from the coding sequence ATGAAATTTTGCAAAACCTGCGCAAGAAAATTTGCGGCAGAACTGTTCGGAACTTTCGTCCTCACTTTCTTCGGCTGCTCGGCAGCTGTAATCAGCAACGGGCTCGGACTCGGAATGCTCGGCGTAGCTTTGGCGTTCGGACTTTCAATCGTAGCCATGGCATACGTCATCGGCGACGTTTCCGGCTGCCACATCAACCCTGCGGTAACGCTCGGCTGCTTCCTCACCAAAAGAATTGAACTGAAACAGCTCATCGGCTACTGGATCGCCCAGTTCCTCGGAGGCATTCTTGCCGCCGGACTGCTCGCTTTTATCCTCTCAAACCTTGGCGTACTTCAGATGCAGGGCGCGGATTTCCACCGTATCGGACTCGGCGCAAATGGCTACGGCATGCTTTCCGCAACACAGATTACCGTTCTCGGCGCATTTGTGATTGAAACGCTTCTCACCGCTGTTTTCGTCTACACGGTGCTCGGCGTTACCGATTATACAGAATATGACACTGTTGCCGGTATCGTTATCGGTCTGACGCTTGCCTTTGTGCACATCGTCGGAATCCCTTTCACCGGCACTTCAGTCAACCCCGCACGCAGCTTCGGACCCGCTCTTCTTCTCGGCGGCGAAGCCCTGAAACAGGTTTGGCTCTTTATCGCCGCACCGCTTTGCGGAGCCGTTATAGCCGCTGTAATCTACAGACTTGTCAACGGTCTTGAAGACGAATGCGAATGCGGCTGCTGCGATGCTGAAGAGATTTCACAGGAAGAACTTGACGAAATAATCAAAGAAGCTGAAGCCGCGGTTGAAACGACAGAAGAATAA